In Verrucomicrobiota bacterium, the genomic stretch CAGGCGCGCATGCCCAGCGACTCGATGATTTGCAGAATGCCGAAGAAGGTGGGCGACTCGATAGCGATGGCATCGCCCGGACGCGCCACGGCGCGGAGGCACAAGTGCAAGGCTTCCGTTGTGCCGCAAGTCACGACGACGTCGTCCGGCGAGAGCATGCAGCCGCTTTCCAGCGCGCGCCGGGCCACTTGCGCGCGCAGGTTCGCGTGGCCGGGAGCGGGATCGTAGCTGTTGGCTTGCACCGGAAAGCGGCGTCCCACGGCCCCCATGACGCGGGTCAGCTCAGCGGTCGGGAACAACTCCGGACTTGGCATCGTGGCGCCGAATCGGACGAGGCCTGGGTCTCGGGTCGCTTTGATCACTTCCATCACCAGATCGCTCACCTGCACTTTGCTGGCCCGCGGCGCCGGAGCAATCATCTCGGGCTCAGGCGGCGGCACCCACTGACGGGCGCGAACGTAATACCCGGACTGAGGCCGCGCCTCGACCAATCCCCGGCTTTCGAGGAGACGGTAGGCCTGAGTGACGGTCGTGACGCTGACCTGCTGATGTTTGTGGAGCTTCCGGACGGAGGGAATTCGTTCCCCGGGCCTCAAAGTTCCTTCTTCAATGAGGCGCGTGATTTGAGCCGCAATCTGCTCGTAAAGTGGGTGGGCCTCAGAAACGGTGGTTGCCGGGGCTGTGTCTCGAATCATACGTTCAGCCTTTCACGGCGGCATCATAAGGGCGCCGAGACTGGCTGGCCAATGTCACTTTTTGAAAATCTTCCCAGTACAGTTCAATTCCGAAACTCCATCCTTACTTCAGCGCCTCGCCGGGCTTGATCCCGTGCCCGGTCAGGAACGCTTGCGCGGTCAGACGCCGGCCGCCTTCAAGCTGGAGACTTAGAATCCGGAGCGCGTTGGCGCCACACCCAACAACGATGCCGTGCTTGTCGGCCCGAATGATCTTTCCGGGCAGCGGCTCCGTATGTTCTTCAACCGTGGCTTCCCAGACTTTGACGAGCCGCGTTGCACCGTTGAGTTCCATCGTGGTGAATGTTCCCGGCCAGGGTGTGAGCGCGCGGACACGATTCCAGAGGCTGCGCGCAGACTCGTGCCAGTTCAACCGGCCGTCTTCCTTGGTGATCTTTCGGGCGTAACTCGATCCCTCCTGAGGTTGCTTCCGTGGAACTACTTTGCCGCTGATGAAGTCTGGAATCGTGCTCAGCAACAACTCAGCGCCGATCTGCGCCAGCCGGTCGTGGAGCGTCTGTCCGGTGTCCGCGGTTTGGATGGGGGTGAAGCGTTGCGATAGAATATCGCCGGTGTCGAGACCGGGATCCATTTTCATGATGGTCACTCCAGTCTCGGCTTCGTCGTTAAGCATCGCCCACTGGATCGGCGCGGCGCCTCGGTATTTCGGCAGGAGCGAGGCGTGGACGTTGACGCAGCCGTGGTCAGGCAAATCAAGGATGCTGGCAGGCAGGATTTGACCGTACGCCGCCACGACAATCAGCGACGGCTGGAACTCTTCCAGCTTGTTCACGAAGGCCGGGTCGCGCGCGCGTTCCGGCTGCAGCACCGGCAAAGCGAGTCGAATCGCCTCGGACTTGATGGGCGACGGCTGGAGCTGCAAATCGCGTCCCTTGGGGCGGTCCGGCTGAGTAACGACCGCCGCGACCTGGTAAGCTTGACTTCCGGCCAGGGCGGCCAGACTTGGACACGCCAGTGGCGCGGTGCCGAAGAAAACGACCCGCAATGGTCCTTGCGCAGAATTGGTTGAATTCAAGGTCGTCCCAGGAAGTTTAATGTAACAGGAGGAAACGGAGGCAACAGAGACCGAGCACGAGTTGGTGTTGATTCGGTGCTGGCCTCTGTTTACTCCGTTAGCTTCTATTTGATTTGGGTCAGTTCTAGCGGAGCAACCGTGTGGCCGGACGCGGTTGGCCGGTGGGGCGCGCGGGCTTTGAGGGGGCAGTCACCGCCGCACCGGAGACGGTTCGTTTTCCCAGCGAGGTCGCGCAGCGGGTGCAGAGAAACTCGTACAATTCTCCGGACGGCAAAACCAGCAGGAGCTTCTCCCGAACGGGTTGGCTGGCTTTGCACTTGGGACAGTAAAGCTCGCTCGCGGTGAAATTTCGGAACTGCTCTCTCATCACATGCCTAACTTAGCCAGAACTCGCAGAATATCGCGCAGCACGTTCACCGGAGTTTGGGTCGCGTCGATATGGTGCACCAGATCCGCGCCATGGTAATCGAGCAACGGTTTGGTCTCACGCTCGTATGTTTCGAGGCGAGTTCGAATAACTTCCAGATTGGCATCGTCCAGCCGGTTATCGTGCAGGGCGCGGCGCTGCAGGCGGCCGACCAGTTTGTTTATGTCCGGACAAGTGAAGTAAAAGATCGCGCGGACATCGAGCGTATCGCTCAGCATTTCCGCCTGATGACGGTTGCGGGGAATGCCGTCCAGGATCAGGGTGTCGCGCTCGGGGTTGAACCGGCCCGTCTGGGCTTTGATATTCTCGCGCCAGAGCCGCACGGTCGGTTCATCCGGCACCAACTCGCCCCGGCTTGAGTACTCGAGAAAAACTCGACCCAGTTCCGTATCGACTTTCAGGTTCCTAAACACCTCGCCGCAAGCGCAGTGGTAGAAATTCGGGATCGTGCCCAGAATCTTGCCCTGGGTTCCTTTGCCGGCGCCTGGAGCGCCGAAGAGCAGTACGGTTCGATATTTCATGAACGACTCTGGCCGATGTGCCTCCACGCTGGATCGACGGAACTGGATGAACTCACGCTTTGGAATCTCTTCGCCGCACCTGGATTTCCTGGATTTCGGTGAACGAGATCTGGGCTTCCGTGCCGCCTTTCAGCACTTGCACGTGCATGTCCGTCATCGAAATGCGAGTGATGCGTTTGGCGGCGTATTCCTGTTTGCCGGTGCGAATGATCACCATGAGGTCTTTTTCCGGACCCGTCGCGATCAAGGGGAAAAAGCCCGCGAGTTTCGATTCAAAAAAACGGCGATTGAAAGTCGTCTCGCCCCGCTTGAACACCGCGCCGTCCAGGGAAGCGGCTACGGGTTTGGACTTTTTATCGGTGGCGATCCCCAGGCCGGCCGCGGGCGCCGGGCCGGTCTTCTTGCCCGTCGCCAGGGGATTGGAGACCAGGGCTTCTTGGGCCGCCGCCGCCGCGTCCAATTCAGGTTCGGCCTCCAGACCGGCATCGCTGCTGGGCAAAGACAGGAAAATAATCGGCCCCACAAACGGAAGCACTGCCGACACGCCGCAAACCAGCGCTGCCGGACGTTGCCGATAGACCGCCACTTCATAAGCACCGTAAAGGTTGACCAGAAAGAGCACCGCGACAATCAGAAGACCAACTGGCGTTCCCAGGGAGGCAAACAGTCCCGTCTTGGGCAGGCGTTCCAGGCGCGGGACGTCTTTGATGACGATTTCCTTTTTGATTTTCTCCTTCTTGGGTTCCGGCGGAGTGTCGATGAATGGCTCGACCAACTTGGCCGCCTGCGGGTTCTTCACCAATTCCTTCAACGTTTCCTGAGTGAACTGGCCCCACCCGATTTTGGGCGTGAATCCCCCGATTTCCCGGCGAATGACCACTCCGAAATCATCGAAGCTCGCGGCTTCGCCCCGATAAGCGTCGCCGTTGAGCAACTTGAACTCCGCCGCCATCCCAGAAGCGGCCCAAAGGCAGCCGACGCCGAGCACGAACCATAGCAAACGAAACACGCGCATGACGTCGTTCTCCATAACAAAGCACCGGGAGAGGCGAAAGCAAAATCACTCCGGACGGGCAAGTCCTTCAAGTCCTTGCAAGTCATAAGGGGAATCCCACGTTTGACCAGGCGAGGTTGGACGCAGATCCCCTCCTGGAAGGGAAAGGCTCATCTCGATTCGCTCAGCCTAGCCAGAGGCTCCTCAGAGGAAAGAGCCAATTGTTGAATTGTGAGATGTGACCGTGATTCTCTGATCAGGTTGGTTTCCCTCAACTCCAGCAGCAGGTGATAATGGTTATCCATCAGCGCGAAACAGTGCAACCGAACGCGAAAACGCCCCACCATCTCCGCGATGACTTCCAGCAAATGCTGCCGATCGCGGTGGTCCCGGAGGATGGATTTTCGCTCATTGCCGCGCGCGCTCACATGATACCAACCGCCCGCCTTCTCGATTCGCAAAGGCCGTGCCATGGGCTGCAACCTCTTATGCCATTGCAGCCGGTCAGAGGTGGTGGCGGTGAATAAGTTGGGCGAGAACGTCCGCGCTACGCCGGCCGTCGCAGGTGACACGCTCTACGTCCGCAGTGCCGGGCATTTGTGGGCCTTTGGCGAGACAAAGACCGCGAACCCTTAAGGCGGAAATAAGGACTGCGCGGGAGCATGAACTGGGAGGTGCAAAACTTTGTTGCAGGGAACGTGTTTAGCGTGGGTAGGGACGCGCTGCGCGTGTCCCACTTATCTCCGTGCGGCGAACGACTTCCAATACCAGCAACGGTGGAACCACCACGGCTAGGTTTTCCCAGCGTCTGCTTTCGATCCGACGAGCGCGCCAGCGAAATATCAGGGACGCGAGGCACCGCGAGGCACCGCATCCCTACCCACGCTAAACACATATGTTGCACGTGCAACAAAGTCTTGGGATGCCGCCGAGGCAAGTCTTTCGATTCATTCCGGTTTCGCGGATTTCGCGGTTCCAGCTCTCCACTTCGAATCTATTGCAACTGGAGTCGGAAAAATTTGGCCGCTTCAGCCGGTTTCACATTCACTGTGTTCATGCCGTCGATTACTGTTGGAGCCTCCACGACATGCTTCCAGCCATCGGTCCCGGTCAACGAACCGGACGCCTGGAGCTTGTAGCCCGTGGATGGCGCAGGCCAGGCCACGTTGATTTGATTTCCGGCTGCGGCCAACGTCAGTTTCTTGCGGGCCACCGCACCCGCAACCCGGACGGGAAGCGAAGTCACGTAAGGCTGCCCGACCACATAAAGTTTCGTTTCGTCCGCGGAAAGGCAAATGCCGTTCGGCCGGGACATGTTCGTGACCACTTACTGGACGGTGGCATTGCCGTTCGTTTGAAAAAAGCGATAGACGTACAGGCCCGGTTGAAAACCGCGCGGAAAGGAAGCGCCGCTGGGCAGCGCCAAGCCGCTGTCGTATCCCGGGTCCGTGAACCAGATGGATCCATCGGATTTGATCGCAAGATCGTTCGGCGAATAGAACTTCGCCCCATTCGTGTATTGGGTGAGCAGCGGCGCGGAGACGCCGTTGGACATGACGGCCACCCTGAGTGCGGCGCTACCGGCCTGGCACGAAATCAATCGCTCGTGGAGGTCGAGCAGATTGCCATTATACTTCGTGTTGGCGGGTGGCCGGAGGAAATCGGTGAGTCGGTTGGGCGGCACCAGTTTTTTGAGCCGGTCACCGCCGATGTCGCTGAAGACCAGATAACCGCCATCCGACGGAACCCAAACCACGCCCTCGATCCACGAATCCAGCGTCGCCATCCGCGTCAACACCGCATTCGTCGAAAGGATTTTGTCGAATCCCACCGGATCGCCAATATCGAAAATCCCGGTTCGCACATAAACATCCAGGCGCGCCACCCGGCTGGTCGCCGAACCGTCCGCGTTGGAGGCGATCGCCTGGTAAGCGCCGGATTGGGCGCGTTGAATATCGGGCAGAACAAGGCTGTTGGTCGCACCCGGAATTTCCACGCCGTTGAGGCTCCATCGAAAGTCGATCGGCGCCGTGCCAGTTGCGGCAACACGGAGCGTCGCCGTGCCGCCCACGGGGATCATCCGACCGGACGGCTGCGTCGTGATCTTGGGCTGAGCGTTGGCGACGTCAAACGAAGCGCACGCCAGCCATAAGCTGGCAGCCAACGCGGTGGCGGATCGCCGCCAACGACCGGACAGGCAAGGGAAGCGAGTGGAGTGGGAAATAAGGTGCATGGGAATTCCTTTCTCGATCAGCGGGCATTCTTGTCCGCATGGTTTGTTGGGTCTGGCGCTAAACCGGCCTGAGGAGACTCGCCTCACCGCGCACGCTCAAGAGGCCGGATCGACCGAGCTGGAATGAATCGATTTCACCTTCCGGCCGCAAGCGGAAGGTAAGCCGGTCCGGTTCGGCGGGACAAGCAGAAATCAAGGGATGGGACATGAAACCGTCTCTTCGGAACTCTGTGCAATGGCGACCTCAAATCCCGACAGTCAGCATGTGGTTATGGCGGATTCAAGAAATTGGCCTCAGGCAAGGCGGGTGCAGAGAAGGCCTGAACAATCTTAGTGTCAAGGGTGACATTCTGCGAACCGCCGACAAAGTCCACGGACCTGGGAGCTTGCCGACGCCATGCCGATTACAAATCGGCGATACAGCGGATTGGAAATCTGCGCTACGCCCACTGATAAACTCGTGGATGCACCGGCCGCGTTCTTGAGGCTTCGTTCGTATTCGACAGGTACCTGGGAGTTGCAGTATAGTCCTCCCAGAGCGCGGCATGAACTTACCGGTTTCATTGGCGACGATCACGGAGGGAACCTCGACGCTCGATTTTCTCACCAATCCTCATGGCGGCTCGCGTGTTCACATGCTCGGCCATGTCGAACAGCGCCGCACCGGTTTCACGCTCATTGAACTGCTGGTCGTCATTGCTATCATTGCGATCCTGGCGGCGATGCTGTTGCCCGCGCTGGCCAAGTCTAAGAAGACGGCGCAGCGCGTGGCGTGCGCGAGCCAATTGCGGCAGTTGGCGCTCGCCAACACGCTTTACTTGGATGAACACGATCAGAAATTCCCCTCGCACGTAGGAGGACCGGTCCTTTCCTATTACGGGTGGGCGGGCAAGAAGGGCACGGAGTATTTGGAAGAGGAGCGATTCATCAACCCTTATGTGACCGTGACGCGCAAAGTGAACCAAAAAGATAACGAGGGCGTCTTCCGCGTCTTTCGCTGTCCGAGCGATCGGGGCGCGGTGAAAGGCCGGTGGTCTGCCGATCGCAAGCCGTCGCTCTTCGACACGTTTGGGTGCAGCTATTTTTACAACAGCGGGGGCAACTCGAACGGGACGCTGGGGCTGCATGGCAAACGGACCGCGCAAATCCTCTCTCCCAGCCGCGTTGTCCTGGCAAACGACTACGCCTTTTCTGCCTACGGATGGCAACAGGAAGTGCCCGGGCCCGCGTCACAACCGTTTCAAGCCAGCTTCTGGCACCATGACAAGGCGCTGGGATGGGGGAACGTCGCGTTCGTGGACAATCACATCGATTACCTCCAGGCAACCTACAACAAGCCCAATTACCAGACAGGCGTGAGCTGGACCTTCATCTTCGACGGCCCCAAGTAGAATCCGCCATTCCCTCGTGCGTGGATCGATGTCTGATTTCTGACGCCGAATGCCGAAAGGGTGCCGGAATGACGAAGTCGGAACGGGCTGCCAGCCCGTATTCGGCAGAAACATGCCGACGAAGAGGGCGGCAGGCTGGTAGCCTGCCGCAACAGGCCAGTGGCCTGTTCCACCCCAGAGGCATTTTCGAAAGCAACGATTGTGTAGTTATTTCGGAGACACCACTCTAGGATACGCCCGACATGAACTCGCCCAAGCGAATCGTTCTGGGGGTCACCGGATCCATCGCCGCGCACCGGGCCGCCGATTTGGCCAGCTTGCTCACCAAACAAGGCTGCGCCGTCCGGGTGGTGATGACGGCTGATGCGCTCCGATTCATCACGCCGCTTCCGTTCAAGACGCTTTCCCGCCATTCCGTGATTACCGATCTATACGACGAAGAGGAAGGCTGGAAACCGACACACATCCGGCTGGCGGACGAAGCGGATTTGCTGTTGGTGGCCCCGGCGACGGCGCAGACGATCGCGAAACTGGCGTTGGGCCTGGCGGACGACGCGCTCAGTTGCGTGGCGCTGGCGTTGAACCCGAAAGCGAAAATCCTCGTGGCGCCGGCGATGAACGGGAAAATGTGGTTGCACCCCGCCACGCAACAGAATGTTGCGGCGCTCAAGGCGAGGAAGGTCGAGTTCATCGGCCCTGAGGAAGGCATGCTGGCGTGCGGTTATGAAGGGATTGGCCGACTCTGGCCCGTCGAAAAGATCAGCGCGCGGGCATTGGAACTGCTATCGTAAGGAGCGAAACGCCATGCTGAACGGATGCGGATGAATCTTCGTTGGCAGACATTCAAACAGCTTCCGCGATTGCTCACGGTCCCGGCGGCGGACCTGGAGCAGCAGATCGCCCGCATCCAACTGATGGAACGCAGCATCGGTCTTCCGGTGAAGGCGGCGGTCATTGTGGTCCTGGCCTATTATCTCTTTCTTTCCAATTGGTTTGATGAACTGAGTCCTCGCGGCGGAGGAGCTTCCGCGCCGCCGCCGCAGATTGAGCTGAAAATCATCCGTCAGTTCTTTCTGATCTACGTCGTCGTCAACGCCGGCGTGGCCGGCCTGCTGCTGGCCATGGAGAAAGCGCCGCGATTCTGGGTTCAGTGGGTGGTGTACGGCATCAGTGTCATGGATGCGTTGTTCCTGGCGGGGCTGACGTCGGTGACGGGCGGAGTCGATAGCGTGCTCTACTGGGTTTTTCTGGGCCTCATCGTGCGCAACGCCGTCAGCAATCCCATCGCGGCCCGGCAGATCATTCTGAATGTCATCGTGAATTTCTGCTACGTGCTGGTCGGCGTCGCGGAGGTGGTCACGGCGCATTGGCGCAAGGAGTATTGGGAGGAGGAGTTGCTGAGGCAATTCGAGCAGACTCCGCAGGACTACGCGCCCGAGTCCTTTCTCCTGCGGCTGACATTGCTGATTTTCATGACGGCCTGCTGTTACGGCGTGCAAGTCTTGCTGGACAAACAGCGCCTGGCGGATTCCGAGTCGCGCGAATACACGCTGCGGCAACAGCAGTTGCAGGCCACGGGCCGGCTGGCCGCGGAAATCGCCCATCAGTTGAAAAACCCGCTCGGGATCATCAACAACGCCGCGTTCACACTCCAGCGCACGGTCAAAGAGGGCAAAACCATCACGCAGCAGATTCAAATTATCCGGGAGGAAGTCGAGCGATCGGATCGGATCATCACTGAATTGATGGGTTACGCACGATTGACCGAGGGCGCGGTCGAGCGATTGAACGTCACGGAGGAACTGGAGAAGGCCATCGAACGGGTTTTCCCATCGGGGGCGAAATACGAGGCGCGCATTCACCGCGAGTACGCCCCGGCCTTGCCGCCGCTCATGATGCAGCGCGGCCACATTTCGGAAGTGTTCGTCAATGTCCTCCAGAACGCGCGCGAAGCCATGAGCAGCAAGGGCAATATCACCGTCGCGACCCGTTACGGTGAGGATTATTCGGTCATTGTGACGATTTCAGATGACGGGCCGGGGATTCCGACGCAGCATCTGCCGAAGGTTTTCGAACCGTACTTTACTACGAAAGAAAAAGGAACCGGCCTGGGGCTGGCGATCGCCAAACACAATACCGAGATCTACGGCGGCTCGGTGGAGGTCGAATCCGAGCCTGGAAAAGGCACGCGCTTTACCATAAACCTGCCGGCAAAGACCGTAATGAGAAT encodes the following:
- a CDS encoding methionyl-tRNA formyltransferase encodes the protein MRVVFFGTAPLACPSLAALAGSQAYQVAAVVTQPDRPKGRDLQLQPSPIKSEAIRLALPVLQPERARDPAFVNKLEEFQPSLIVVAAYGQILPASILDLPDHGCVNVHASLLPKYRGAAPIQWAMLNDEAETGVTIMKMDPGLDTGDILSQRFTPIQTADTGQTLHDRLAQIGAELLLSTIPDFISGKVVPRKQPQEGSSYARKITKEDGRLNWHESARSLWNRVRALTPWPGTFTTMELNGATRLVKVWEATVEEHTEPLPGKIIRADKHGIVVGCGANALRILSLQLEGGRRLTAQAFLTGHGIKPGEALK
- a CDS encoding nucleoside monophosphate kinase, translated to MKYRTVLLFGAPGAGKGTQGKILGTIPNFYHCACGEVFRNLKVDTELGRVFLEYSSRGELVPDEPTVRLWRENIKAQTGRFNPERDTLILDGIPRNRHQAEMLSDTLDVRAIFYFTCPDINKLVGRLQRRALHDNRLDDANLEVIRTRLETYERETKPLLDYHGADLVHHIDATQTPVNVLRDILRVLAKLGM
- a CDS encoding prepilin-type N-terminal cleavage/methylation domain-containing protein codes for the protein MNLPVSLATITEGTSTLDFLTNPHGGSRVHMLGHVEQRRTGFTLIELLVVIAIIAILAAMLLPALAKSKKTAQRVACASQLRQLALANTLYLDEHDQKFPSHVGGPVLSYYGWAGKKGTEYLEEERFINPYVTVTRKVNQKDNEGVFRVFRCPSDRGAVKGRWSADRKPSLFDTFGCSYFYNSGGNSNGTLGLHGKRTAQILSPSRVVLANDYAFSAYGWQQEVPGPASQPFQASFWHHDKALGWGNVAFVDNHIDYLQATYNKPNYQTGVSWTFIFDGPK
- a CDS encoding phosphopantothenoylcysteine decarboxylase yields the protein MNSPKRIVLGVTGSIAAHRAADLASLLTKQGCAVRVVMTADALRFITPLPFKTLSRHSVITDLYDEEEGWKPTHIRLADEADLLLVAPATAQTIAKLALGLADDALSCVALALNPKAKILVAPAMNGKMWLHPATQQNVAALKARKVEFIGPEEGMLACGYEGIGRLWPVEKISARALELLS